The Arabidopsis thaliana chromosome 5, partial sequence genomic interval AGTGAAGCAATAGAGGTACTGAGACAAAGACACCGGCAAAAAAAGACCATTACAATTAGGCTAAGATGAtaacattttgaaagttttagtGAATGTTAAATAATCTCACAAAAGGCTAGAAGCAGAAGGAACAAGTTGGTCGATGTAATCATAAGATGAGATACATACCTGAgacaaaaaacagagcagaaCAATCAAAGACGAtttcaaaggaaaaacaaaaagatgagtTGTTGTTAGATCGTACGAGATTTTGATGGCGAGATCAATGGAACGACCCTTATGATGAAGGAAGCTTTGGATAAGGCGAGAACCTTTGCCGAGTCGATGAGTGGTGACGTTGAGAAGATGAGTCGTGTTCTGATCGTATGGAAGCAACAAGTACTGTATCTTCGTTAACGACACTATCACTGTACGAATGTTTTGATTAACATCTTCTCCTGCTTTGTCTATCGTTTCTTTCATCTCCTCTGTTCTGTTCTTCGACCTCTGGTTCGCTGCTATCACTATCCCTGTCGTTACCCTGTATTTGATAGACGCATATAAAAAATCTACGTGGATTATGTTTAAGAGAGAGTGTTTAAAACTTCATAAGCTTACACAGAGAGAAACATGAAAAGGAGGAGAAGtaagaacagaggaagataATAACGGTCGAGATATCGTCGGCGAGTGGAAGAAACACGTCTTCTTTTGTCGGAGAATGCTACGTAAAGTCCCAAACATATACCGACAATAATCAACACTCCGGCGACGGCGTAACCGTGGATTCCCGTAAATGCAGTAGCCTGAGATTCCGTTAACACTTAGTTACCACATTAACGTTATAATATcacaaaatgaaagaagaagagagactaACTGCCCAATAATGTTTGTTTCGAACATTGAAACCTCCGTCGTAATATCTAAAGCTGTTGAGAGGATCGCGTCTCTTAAACCTCTCATGATCTCCACCGTCTGATAAACTTGAAACCGCCAAAATCGGAGAGATCACAGCCGTTAAAAGAAGCTGAGACAGAGCTCCGgttattcttgattttgtcATGTTGAACAAGTTGATGATCGAAAATCATGTTCCTTGTTTATTGACTTCTTTTGTGGGATTCTTTGGATAAAAAATGGAGATTTGTGAAgagtataatttatttaaataattgtctttcttcttcgagTGTTTGGCTTACTTACTAAGGTAAGGATAGCTTGTGGCTACATTGttcttaaaaagttttcttttttgttctctcagttttttctttttttctttttgttaaatagaAGAAAGGAGAGTGATTAGAGTAACGTATCTTGAGCCGTTTTCTCTGGATTTTTATTTGACTCAGCTCTTCTTTTCACTgggttatattttttttccagaaaagGTTAAAAGAAGTGGGAAAAGATCAAAGTATGTTAACCGATTTAAGACTATCATCAATCATGCCGTGTGTCAAAACCCGCTAAAAGCGGAAGagggtttcttttgtttagtcTTGTTCACTCATACATAGAGTCCCACATCGCTAACAAAAGAAGcgtgaaagagaagaggagtAGTATAAAAAACGCGGCCATGGATCGTAACAATTCATACCTTTCTCGGCCTTTTGGCTAAGATCAAGTGTAGTATCTGTTCTTATCAGTATAATATCTGATATGTGGGCCATCGGCCCACACGAtattaactctattttttaAGGGAGAAAGCCCATTATGATAGCTTGCTATCTGGGCTTTCACGAGTCGACCATGCGTTGCACTACTGCACGGTCTTGGCTCAACCCGCCAACTATTCAgtctaaaaaaattattaagtatctatagagataaaaaaaatcgaaaaaccAACTAATAATCCACAAAGGCAATATATTTACGGACCTACATAAACATTGACGGTTCAGATCTGGGCTTAAGAAGCCCATAATCAAACACATCCTAATGATTCTCCATTATTGACCCAAACAGCTCGTATTAGTACAGTTTCCAATCAGCGAATCATTGGTCAGTGGTCATCACGCGCCTTCCAAAcacattcttttgttttcttatcaaatCTAAATTCTTTCTTCCGAACTTCTCTCTGTCCCATCGAATCTTTTTTCTGAGTGgctagttttttgttttttctttaataataaCTACAATACATAGCAAAGCTCCATTATTTTCGCTCTGTCAGACACAGCTTCAGTTTCCCTACAAAACGAATTATAATCAGATCTAGACCGTTAATCTCACGACCTACATAAATATAGACGGTTCAGATTTACTGAGCCATTTTGTAACTTTAATTCGCCGGCTCTCTTGCCGTGTTTTCGATTTTgacaaacgaaaaaaaaatcttcaatgaGATAACAATAATATCAGCAGCGGAACAAGGATTGAGAAAAGGAACCTTTCCCTTTTAATAAGCCGATATAGATCCTTGGAGGAGAATTTGTAGCAGACCGATCTCTGTCTGTTGTCTCTGTTTCTACGAATCTCTGTGTTTGTCGGAAATCGTAAATTATGGGTTTGTGGGATGCTCTTCTCAATTGGCTTCGCAGGTCAGTTTCTATGTCTTctacttcaaattttttgtctGGGTTCGTGggattttgatttggattgTTTCTCTTGGTATTTTGAGTTCAATGATTGGGGAAATCCAACTATTTCCGCcgaatttggttttgtttacaACAAAATTAGGGATTTTAGCTAATTTTGATTCCTGATGTATTAATGCATATACGATCACATAAGTCTCTGGCTAAAGAAAGCaacaactctctctctttttcagcTATTGATTGATCATCAAATCTACCCTTTAGTTTTGATTATCAAGTTTTAAGTTTAGACAATACAATTGTGAGATTCCATGTTGGATATAGATGGTTAATCAGTAGATGAAGATTGTGAGAGCAAGAACTTAgtttcccaaaaaaaagttgcttGCTTCGCATTTGCCCGATATGCATAGTCTCACAATGCCTTATTGCAGCCTCTTCTTCAAGCAAGAAATGGAGCTTTCATTGATAGGACTTCAAAATGCAGGAAAGACATCACTTGTTAACGTTGTTGCAGTAAGTAGTATGCTTCCCCAAAAATCgttccctctttttttctctaaatgaCTCGTTGATGGCTTCCTTTTGCATTTCCTTGTCCAGACCGGTGGATACAGTGAAGACATGATCCCTACGGTGTGTTATACTACTTTTAGGTGGCGAAGTATTTGCTTGCTCTTGGACTAATCGTAAAAAGGATGTTTACTCTTTCTTAGGTTGGTTTCAACATGAGGAAAGTGACAAAAGGAAGTGTCACGATCAAGCTTTGGGATCTCGGTGGTCAACCTAGGTTCCGCAGCATGTGGGAACGTTACTGCCGTTCTGTTTCCGCGATTGTGTAAATCTCTCTTGAAATTAGTTTTCGTACTATCTTTATTTAGGTTTCAGATGATTAAAACTCTCTGACTCTGATTCTGCTTTCAGGTATGTAGTTGATGCTGCTGATCCTGATAACCTCAGTGTCTCGAAGAGTGAACTCCATGATTTGTTGAGCAAGACGTCGCTTAATGGTATCCCTCTCCTAGTCCTTGGGAACAAAATCGACAAGCCTGGAGCTTTGTCCAAAGAAGCCCTAACCGATGAAATGTAAGcctaaaacctaaaacacGACAATGGACTTGGcattttttactttgattctaataatgttttattttccattGTTTGCCACAGGGGTCTCAAGTCACTGACAGATAGAGAAGTCTGTTGCTTCATGATATCTTGCAAGAACTCTACCAACATCGATCAAGTCATTGATTGGCTTGTAAAGCACTCCAAATCATCGAATTAAACTTTACCCCAAAAGGAGAGAAGTCAACTCTCTGCAGTTGTCGatctttcttgtgtttttggtcatttgatgatgatgatggtgattgTGGAAGAAGACacagcttttttcttttatcctGTGAAAAACAAGATTTGTCTATGTTCTCTGTCTGATTCTTTATCTGTCTTTCTTCTGCGTATGTGGCTGTGTTCTCTGTATATTAGATTTGATTGGTGTTCCCTCTTCTTAAAGCCATGATGAGATCACTTCCTTCGGGGTCagctttttcaattttacgagttcattgcatgttttgaaagaacaacaaaatatgTTGCGTTTTTcgtaattttgaaaaacttgaGGCCAAAAACGGATATTTTCGAAAAAAGCAAcaagataaaataaaagatttttcctTTTACTCTCACTTGCACTATCCTCCTCTTCGCAACAATGGATGCTTCGGTGGTGAGATTTTCCCAATCGCCGGCAAGAGTGCCACCGGAATTTGAACCAGATATGGAGAAGATTAAACGGAGGCTGCTCAAGTACGGTGTTGATCCAACCCCCAAAATCCTGAACAATCtccgaaagaaagaaattcaaaaacacaacCGTAGAACCAAGCGCGAAACCGAGTCCGAGGCGGAGGTGTATACGGAGGCGCAGAAACAatcaatggaggaagaagctCGTTTTCAAACCCTTAGACGGGAATACAAGCAATTCACGAGGTCAATTTCTGGAAAAAGGGGCGGCGATGTTGGTTTGATGGTTGGGAATCCATGGGAAGGAATCGAGAGAGTGAAGCTGAAGGAGCTCGTTAGTGGCGTTCGGAGAGAAGAGGTTAGTGCTGGtgaattgaagaaagagaatctaaaagagttgaagaagatacTTGAGAAGGATCTTCGTTGGGTTCTAGACGACGACGTTGATGTGGAAGAATTTGATTTGGACAAAGAATTTGATCCTGCGAAACGGTGGCGTAACGAAGGAGAAGCAGTCAGAGTTCTCGTTGACAGGTTTGAACACTCTTTTTGTATTTCAATTTCTGCAAAACTTTGATTCATGAAGAAATTGTTCGATTGAATTGTGTGATTTAGATTGAGTGGTAGAGAAATCAATGAGAAGCATTGGAAGTTTGTGAGAATGATGAATCAATCAGGGCTTCAGTTCACTGAAGATCAGATGCTTAAGATCGTTGATCGATTGGGACGTAAACAGAGCTGGAAACAAGCTTCAGCTGTTGTTCATTGGGTGTATTCTGATAAAAAGCGTAAACATCTTAGGAGCAGGTAATGTATTCCTGGCGAAAAGATTTCAACTTTCATGGCCATAGAATCTGTAAAACTTGATTTCTGATTGTATACAAGACTGGTTTCTACAGATTTGTTTACACCAAGCTTTTGTCCGTTCTTGGGTTTGCGAGGAGGCCACAGGAAGCTCTTCAGATATTCAATCAGATGCTTGTAAGTGGCTTCTGATTTAAGTCAGTTCGTGATATGGTTGATGTAGATGATCGTTGTACTATAGCATCTTGCGTTTTTTGGATTAACTCTCATTCCTTAGTCACTTTAGGGTGATCGCCAGTTATATCCTGATATGGCGGCGTACCACTGTATTGCTGTAACACTTGGGCAAGCGGGTTTATTGAAGGAGTTGCTTAAAGTAATCGAGCGTATGAGGCAGAAACCGACTAAACTAACTAAGAATTTGCGGCAAAAGAACTGGGATCCTGTGCTTGAACCTGACTTGGTTGTATACAACGCTGTAAGTGAGCATTTCCGAGTTTTAAACTTCGTTTAATATCTATATGCACTATGCAGCGAATCACTGTATCTTATTGCTGTGTGATCAATTCTTGGCTTCACTGGTTCCCAGATTCTTAACGCTTGTGTTCCAACACTCCAATGGAAGGCTGTTTCATGGGTATTTGTagagttaagaaaaaatggtttgAGGCCTAATGGAGCTACATATGGGCTTGCGATGGAGGTAGCGTTCTTTTTTCCAACATAAACGAACTGCTGTGGTGTAGTATTTGTGGGTACCCTCAAATATGTAGGGTGGTCTTAAGATGTCATTTTGACAGGTTATGCTGGAGTCAGGGAAGTTTGATCGTGTTCACGATTTTTTTAGGAAGATGAAAAGCAGTGGCGAAGCTCCAAAAGCAATCACATACAAGGGTAAATATTGATTCTCTCTGTATATTTAGGTTACTTCATTTTGGTATCTATAAGGTGATATGATTCTTATAGCGTATGATTGATTCTCAGTTCTTGTCCGAGCTCTCTGGAGAGAAGGCAAGATCGAAGAAGCTGTTGAAGCAGTCAGAGATATGGAACAAAAGGGAGTTATAGGAACGGGTTCAGTTTACTATGAATTGGCATGCTGTCTGTGCAACAACGGGCGTTGGTGCGATGCAATGCTCGAAGCAAGTTCCCTCCTACTTTACCCTTTTTGCTTCTCAGAGAAACCCACAAAATTAACTTTCTTCATAATTCATTAATGCAGGTGGGGAGGATGAAAAGACTTGAAAATTGCAGGCCGCTCGAGATTACCTTCACAGGACTCATAGCCGCTTCATTGAACGGTGGTCATGTTGATGATTGCATGGCTATATTCCAATATATGAAAGATAAATGTGATCCGAATATAGGAACTGCGAACATGATGCTTAAAGTTTACGGAAGGAATGATATGTTTTCAGAAGCTAAAGAATTGTTTGAAGAGATTGTCAGCAGAAAAGAGACTCATTTAGTTCCAAACGAGTATACATACAGCTTCATGCTTGAAGCTTCAGCTAGATCACTGCAATGGGAATACTTTGAACATGTGTATCAAACGATGGTTCTTTCTGGTTACCAAATggatcaaacaaaacatgcATCAATGCTGATAGAAGCATCAAGAGCCGGGAAGGTAACAAATCTTTGTCTAGTTTAAGTGTTTATGGAAGCATAAGCTGTTgtctaattttgtttgttaatgcAGTGGAGTCTTCTAGAGCATGCCTTCGATGCAGTActtgaagatggagaaatcCCTCACCCATTGTTCTTCACTGAACTGTTGTGTCATGCCACAGCTAAAGGCGATTTCCAAAGAGCTATCACACTGATTAACACTGTGGCTCTCGCATCTTTCCAGATTAGTGAAGAAGAATGGACTGATCTTTTTGAGGAGCATCAAGACTGGCTTACTCAAGATAATCTTCATAAGCTCTCGGATCATCTCATTGAGTGTGATTATGTAAGTGAACCAACGGTCTCAAACCTCTCAAAGTCATTGAAATCTCGATGtgggtcttcttcttcttcagcacaACCATTGTTAGCCGTAGATGTAACAACTCAAAGTCAGGGCGAAAAACCGGAGGAAGATTTGCTTCTGCAAGATACAACAATGGAAGATGATAATAGTGCTAATGGTGAAGCTTGGGAATTTACAGAGACTGAACTCGAAACGTTGGGTCTAGAAGAACTcgagattgatgatgatgaagaatctAGCGACTCTGATTCACTTTCAGTTTATGACATTCTGAAAGAATGGGAAGAGAGTAGtaagaaagaatgaaaatgCTTGTAAATTTCCTCAAAATCTTTAGTAGaacaaaatctcaatttttttgCTTACTCATCTCACTTCAAAATAGTTTCAAGGTTACTAAACAGATCATCCACATACAATAAAAGATCAGTTATACAGAATCTCAGATTCGGAGAAAGAACATACATATGATCAAACTGCGGATTTACACTGttactaaccaaaaaaagagagcagaTAGGTTTGGAAACTTAAAAAACTCTGCAGGTGATGAGATATCGCCTGATTCAAGATCGGCACTCTTAAGAAACCAGTAAACCCactaagtatatatattttatggcTTGCTTTGTTACAGAACTTCCCCATGATGGCTATTTCTTTCTGTTTCACCAAGGATGATTACGGATCCTGAActtcaaagctttcatggctGCCTTTGCAAATATCTGAGCAGCTTcagcttctgcttctgctcTTTCTGCCTCTTTTGCTGCTTGTTCAGCCTCTGTGATAGCAAATTCTGCCTCTGCAACTGCTCTTGCTGCAGCCTCTGCAGCTTCTTGAGCTGTCATGCcttttatcatatataattcACCGTCTACTCGGAATTTAGTGAGACTGTTGGCACCGTTCTCCTCGGGTTTTGTTGGGTCTTTCTTGTTGTTTCCTTCCAGAAAGAGTTGAGGAGCCTTCTGTCTTGCACCTGCGGGaataaaattagaagaaaaccTGTACTTGTGCTTTATCTGAAAGTGAGAAATCACCAAGtaagtatttttgaaaattctgaGAGTAATGAAGTGTTAGTGATCATGAATCTTGAATCAAAAGTTGTGTGTTTACCTTAACTAATGTTCCATTCGATGATAAATGCTTTAATCGTACTGCGACATGCCTTTTCATATTCGGTGGAGTCTTGAAATTCTCCTGAAATTTAACAGCTACTAAGTAAGTATGCAACAAACCCCAACCAAACATGTAATCCCAATGGTAGAAATACCTCTATATACAGAAAGATTGATGTTCTGTCAGAACCGCGTAGTTCCCTCAAGTTGGTAATTGCCTCAAAGATGATCTTATCCAAACTACAAAAACAGACAATAGCGCAAGATCAAATCTTTATGAACTCAAGAAAATCGTTATGTGGTGCATAAGTCAGGGAACCAAACCTTGTAATTGATCTCTTAGAAGCACAAGTGCGTGGTGATCCACCACCAGAACCTCCGGGGGAAGTTGGTTTTGCACGTTCATCATCATTAGTCAAAGCCACAATGGTAAGAGCTGTGTTGTTATCATCCTGTTTAGTACCTGGTGGAGTCCTCTTAAGCGCAAGTTTAGCCTTCTTCCTTGAACCCCATAAAGCTGTCACGCTTATATTTCTCCATTTGTCCTGTTATGCCTTGAACTATCAAGATTAGTCCGAAACACGCGATCACAACCTCCAAAAAGCATATTATATTGTATTACCTTAAGATCAACATTAGAGCGAGACTTAAGGATTAAACTAAACTCAGTATCCGAGAGTATGGTACGCCACTTCCCAGTCCCATGCTTAAGAACTCCAGCTTTAAgagctgcttcttcttccggtGTCCACTTCTGCTTTGGTGCACCCATCCACAGTTATCAATAtttgaatttcttcttttctctgcCAATAGATGTGAACGCTAACATTAGAATCTGTTAAATCGTACGAAACTTAACCACATCAAAGCCATTGTTGAACATTTCTTATCcaatacaaaattttggtcATCTAAATCCAGCAGATACACAAAGCCACAACATAAAAATGTAACTacacaaatccaaagaaaTTAGATACGCCCCAAAGctcaattcaacaaaaaaatgagtGATTCGAGCAATCtcgaaccaaaaaaagaggatCAAAGCCCATTAACAACGTCGCAAATCAACAGGAATTTGGAAATACAGCCATCAATCTAAAGCGATAGCTAAATTATCAACCAAATTCAAATGGGGCGATCgtagaaaattaaaaacaaaaatggaaaattcaGAGAAGGAAGCAGAAAGgaggaaggaggagaagaagcatgCCAGATCAAACGAAACCAAAGGAGAGTTTTCGAGAGAGAGACTTGATGATGAAAGCTAATTCCTTGTATAGATGTGTCATAGATCAAATGTGATTCGCTGAAacgaacgaagaagaagaagaccagaGAGGCTAGcataaggaagaagaatatcCATAGAAACGAGAAACAAACTTgagcttttcttttgtattcaaGCTAAGGAAGATGTAACCCTATATTTCTCCACATTCACAAATTTGCCTCAAGTTTATCAAATTACACAATAAAACCTACCAACTAAATGAATAGGATCAAGCTGAATAAAATATACTAgtactattttttaaaaataatgtatcTATAAAATTTATCGTTGTTAAATCTCACAGATAGTTTAGGGGCTATTAAAGATTTTTCATATAATAGTAAGACCGAAAGcgtaatttataaaattttgatggctAGATTgaaatatgtgttttttttttctttctaaaatctacagaagtagaagaaaccaaagcgAAATCAAAAAGCTCAGCAATTTTCCAGATTTCTCTAATTGACGATGGCGCTTTGTGCTACTACTCAAAGGACTATCCGTATAGCGGCGACGCTCCGGCGTGTTGCTCGACCTTTCGCTACTGACGCGGTGGTTGAGTCGGATTACAAGCGTGGTGAGATCGGTAAGGTCTCCGGAATCCCAGAGGAGCATCTTTCTCGCAAGGTAAATAAGCATTCGATTTCTTACGAATTCAGTTTAGAAAATTAGGGTTCGTGATCAGAGAATCGTCTTAATTGAGCTACATCgtgttcttgatttgattttggtcaATCGAATAGTGCTAAGAGTATTGAATTTGGAAATTAACAGGTGATAATATACTCACCTGCTAGAACAGCTACCCAGTCAGGATCTGGAAAACTCGGAAAATGGAAGATTAACTTCGTCTCCACCTTAAAGTATGCTACTTTTTGATTAAGATAATCCTCTTTTCCTCACATTTTATGTCCTAATATGATTCTTATCCTTAAAATTCCTATCTTTTCAAAACTTAAGTCTTCTGCTTGTGACTAGTACTAGTCCATCACTTGTTGATTAGATTTCGATTGACATCACTTATCTATGGCATTCATATGTTTCTAGGTGGGAGAATCCGTTGATGGGATGGACTTCTACAGGTGACCCCTATGCTAATGTTGGTGACTCTGCTCTTGCTTTTGATTCTGAAGAAGCTGCTAAGTCTTTTGCTGAGCGTCATGGTTGGGATTATAAGGTACGTTGTTTCCTTCTTCGTTTTTagctcatttttttttctggtcgCATTCACTCACATTTTATGAGAATGtgatggttctgttttttttttttttcgatcaCCATTGTGATGGTTCTGTTTTAAGATCCCTTAATATAGAATTCAGAGTACTGAAAAACTTACATCTAAATCATTGCAGGTCAAGAAGCCCAACACACCATTATTGAAGGTTAGTAACTATCTTTTTGCTAATGCCGCATTATGACTTACGAGCTCTACTCATATGAGGTGTTTAACCCTAAAGCTGGAGATTCACTGGAACGACCCTTGAATGTTGTGTTAAATAGATAGGATATTCTTTAACTTAACTCATATTGCTTCATCAGAAATGGTTTGGTGCCTCTAGTTTAAGATTTAGCTACTAGTTTGACGAGCGATAGTCTCTTTCATTCCTTTGATTTATTTGGTAGAACATTCTTTAGATTGAAGTTTTAACCTAACCCCATGATTGTTCATCATCTAACATCTAACTGCAGGTCAAGTCTTACTCGGACAACTTCAAGTGGAAAGGCAATCCTCAACCAGAAAACTGATGTTACACCTTCTTCCAATTCTTCTcgagcaaaagaagaaacctcaTTTGATATTAATTCtcatgtttctttgttattttagCATCTGTGAGCTTTTTGGTTGAAAAGAACCATTATCCATGGCTATGTTTACTTATTACaataatatgatgatgatgatgaaacacACTCCTTTGATATTTCATCAAGATTTCTGATCACTTCTTTACTGGTTTATTTCGAATTCGTGTGATTGGAttatgaaagagagagataattATGGTCGGAGTCAATAAAACATAAGATACCAAAATTCGAATTGAAAGAAGAtaacaacagaagaaagattgtTGAACATTACATAACATATATGAGGAAATAAAAGTTGACTGAGGCAACGTATATAATTATCCTCCGATCAGAAACATGCATCCAAGAGACAGCAACAACAGAGCGCAGCCAAACTGTGACGTATTTATGAACAGAGCAAAGACATATATTAACTAATACAGTATTATTCCACTAAAACCTaaatacaaagcaaaacaagaaaccaaaataaagttaatatAAAGTAGAAAAGATGGGATCAAGAACGTACCATCCTTCAAGCATACCGGCGTTTTGCTTCTGCTGCGGAGCTTGAGAGTACTGCGGCGGAGGATAACCTTGTGCAGGGTATCCCTGAGCATATCCTGGCGGTGGATAACCGGCTGGAGGATAACCGGCCGGAGGATAACCGTCCTTAGGTGGATACCCTTTAAACCGAAATTCAAGAGCAAATTAAACAAGCAGATCGAAGAAGATAAACCAACTATccaaaactaaagaaaaagagataataCCTTGGGGAGGAGGAGCACCGACAGGATGTTGTTCTTGATGatacatctttcttcttcttctgagttctttgagcttttttttctttctctctttgtttaaAAGCAAACTCTGTTCCTTTCCTTTATAACGAAGCTATGCCGGTGAGGAATAAtgatatatacttttaatttaataaaggAACcagaaaataaaggaaatattctttaaataaaGTCTTTCTTGCATCATAAAGATTACGATtaaatttctttgaaaattagGTGATCTTCTTCTAATGTGCTAGAAACTTGACCGTACAAGAATTTAATTTCAACTACTCTACTACTAGAATCATTAATTATGGaataaaaatatcagaaaagGGGTTCTTAGTAATCATAAATTTACACTGTTTTAAATTCTAACTCCAAAATGCTGCATCATAtgtttcaaattcaaaagaatTAAGCAAATTATGTCaacaaattgacaaaaaaaagtttaagttACTATGAAGTTAAAATCACTATTTGACACATAATTTACCCTCTTCTTTTGCTAATACAATGAATACATTTCCGTCAATTTTTCAATATCCATCGTTATCCTTGTACTATCATAATaggagaagaaaaccaaatataatacAACTTCCTCGCTTGAATAAAAGTTTGAGAGAATTTCAGAATTCgagaaaaatatgagttttATCCACCCACATGTTAGTCCATATTCCCATGTCATAGATAATCATATTGTAATATTCGAATATTAATATCCATACTAAAAGATTCACATCACCATGAAAAGTTGAACCCATTCAAGAtcataaaaggaaaaagaatgCTCATTGCATTGTCTACACACAAACATGACGCAACCTAAAAACCCAATTAGGATCGTTACAACAAATCGTGGTCTcatccacaaaaaaaaaagctaaaacacTGAACAAGtcataaaagaagaaagcaactTTACCTACAAaggctctctctctttctacaAAAGAGTTCCTTTTCTCTCTAAACGTTATGAAACTTAAACCGGCTTGGTTCAGAAATCAGAACCAACGCATCCATTTCCGTGGCTGGTTTTTGCTAGAAGATCCTTTTCTTGGTGTTACATTGATCCTATCCGCATTAAC includes:
- the FRO1 gene encoding NADH-ubiquinone oxidoreductase-like protein (FROSTBITE1 (FRO1); CONTAINS InterPro DOMAIN/s: ETC complex I subunit conserved region (InterPro:IPR006885); Has 1807 Blast hits to 1807 proteins in 277 species: Archae - 0; Bacteria - 0; Metazoa - 736; Fungi - 347; Plants - 385; Viruses - 0; Other Eukaryotes - 339 (source: NCBI BLink).); this translates as MALCATTQRTIRIAATLRRVARPFATDAVVESDYKRGEIGKVSGIPEEHLSRKVIIYSPARTATQSGSGKLGKWKINFVSTLKWENPLMGWTSTGDPYANVGDSALAFDSEEAAKSFAERHGWDYKVKKPNTPLLKVKSYSDNFKWKGNPQPEN
- the TRB2 gene encoding Homeodomain-like/winged-helix DNA-binding family protein (TRB2; FUNCTIONS IN: single-stranded telomeric DNA binding, DNA binding, protein homodimerization activity, sequence-specific DNA binding transcription factor activity, double-stranded telomeric DNA binding; INVOLVED IN: in 8 processes; LOCATED IN: nucleus, nucleosome; EXPRESSED IN: 23 plant structures; EXPRESSED DURING: 14 growth stages; CONTAINS InterPro DOMAIN/s: Winged helix-turn-helix transcription repressor DNA-binding (InterPro:IPR011991), SANT, DNA-binding (InterPro:IPR001005), Myb, DNA-binding (InterPro:IPR014778), Homeodomain-like (InterPro:IPR009057), Histone H1/H5 (InterPro:IPR005818), Homeodomain-related (InterPro:IPR012287), HTH transcriptional regulator, Myb-type, DNA-binding (InterPro:IPR017930); BEST Arabidopsis thaliana protein match is: telomere repeat binding factor 3 (TAIR:AT3G49850.1); Has 792 Blast hits to 790 proteins in 134 species: Archae - 0; Bacteria - 2; Metazoa - 127; Fungi - 75; Plants - 516; Viruses - 0; Other Eukaryotes - 72 (source: NCBI BLink).), whose amino-acid sequence is MGAPKQKWTPEEEAALKAGVLKHGTGKWRTILSDTEFSLILKSRSNVDLKDKWRNISVTALWGSRKKAKLALKRTPPGTKQDDNNTALTIVALTNDDERAKPTSPGGSGGGSPRTCASKRSITSLDKIIFEAITNLRELRGSDRTSIFLYIEENFKTPPNMKRHVAVRLKHLSSNGTLVKIKHKYRFSSNFIPAGARQKAPQLFLEGNNKKDPTKPEENGANSLTKFRVDGELYMIKGMTAQEAAEAAARAVAEAEFAITEAEQAAKEAERAEAEAEAAQIFAKAAMKALKFRIRNHPW
- the WIH1 gene encoding cysteine-rich TM module stress tolerance protein (unknown protein; LOCATED IN: plasma membrane; EXPRESSED IN: 22 plant structures; EXPRESSED DURING: 13 growth stages; BEST Arabidopsis thaliana protein match is: unknown protein (TAIR:AT3G49845.1); Has 30201 Blast hits to 17322 proteins in 780 species: Archae - 12; Bacteria - 1396; Metazoa - 17338; Fungi - 3422; Plants - 5037; Viruses - 0; Other Eukaryotes - 2996 (source: NCBI BLink).) — its product is MYHQEQHPVGAPPPQGYPPKDGYPPAGYPPAGYPPPGYAQGYPAQGYPPPQYSQAPQQKQNAGMLEGCLAALCCCCLLDACF